GTGGTCTTCTGCCATGGACCTGAGCTGAGGAATTCTTCAGAGTCCAAGGGAGGTCTAAGAAAGGAGCCAAAGCCTAAATGTTCCCTCAGCCATGGGAAATGGAGCCGCTTGCCATACTAGAGAGCTTAGATTTTGCAGGAGAAGGCCCTCCGCACACGCTGAAACCCCCCCACACTCCTGTCTGGGGGGGCCAGAGGAGGATGGGCAGAGCCTGGGCCTAGGCCTGACTCCCGGCCCCGAACCGTAGTGTCAGCGCCCAGAGGCGGCCCTGCCCACCCGGTTCCTACAGGAGCCCCCAGAAGCGCGGGGAGCCAGCGCTCAGGACCCCCCGCGGACACCCCGTCCTCCGGCGCCGCTCGCACAGGCGCcacccccgcccccagcccgccATGGCGACCGGCCCCCAGcaccgcggcgccccgcgctcgcGCGGCCGGCCCGGCAGCGCCGCTCGCCATTGGCTGCTGCGCCTGCCCATCAgaccgcgggggcggggccggcgggcaggCCGCCGCGGGCTCGTCATCGCGGAGCGACGGCCAGGCCGGGTGTcatggcggaggcggcggcgcccagcCCGCCCCAGCCCAGCGGCCGCGCGCCGGACACCTGCGCCGAGCCGGCGGCCTCGGAGGTGGCGAGCAGCGCCCTGCGCTCCCTGGCCGGGCTGGTGGGGCAGGTGAGTGCGGGGCGGCGGTCGGGGGCCGGGCTGGCCGCGGGCCCCGCCTGCGCCCTGCTCGCCCCGCGTTGGGGCCCCGGGCAGGTCTCTGCCTCGGCCAAGGggcctttctgggccccagggtTAATTTTAAAGTGCGTCCGCGGAGAGGAGCGAAGCGAAGGCTGCCGTGGATAACGAGGTCGTGCTCGCTGTGGGGGGAGCCGTACAGCTGCTGCCGCGccggctgcgcccgccgccgcgctggcaGCTCCGcggtgcgcggcctggggccgaGCGTCGTAGTCTCCTGCTGTCTCGTGGCACTAACGTACACTCCGGAGCTTTTTCATCTGAAGGATAACCTCTCCCGTCATAAACTGCATTCTGCCTGCTAGCTGCATCTTGAAAATTGCTGACTGTGAATTGAAAAGCTGCTAAAAAGTTACTGTAGATTAAGTTAAAGTAAGCAGTCGGGGCTTGATGCACCAAGTGCCTCTCTGTGGGTCAGAACTGTAAAAGCGGCCTTGCTTTGCAGTGGTTCAGCTGAAACACATACTTAAGGCTTTAGTGATGGTGATAAACTATTGTTATTTAATGGATGCTACATTAGTGGTGGGAGGCCCCTGTTAAGAGAGGGCTTTAGTTACAACTTAAACATTTCCTTGAATAGTTTACAGATTAAGTCCTCCTCAATTATGCTGGCATATATGTAGCTCTGTCAAGGCAGTAGAAACACACTCATGCTTTTAAATTTAGACGACACTTTGGAGGTTTGGGGCCAGATGATGAGCAGTAGCTTAAATGTGAGAGACAGAATAGAACTTAATACACTTTTAGTTTACAAAAATACTAAGAAATGTAGTCTGATTAGATATAGAAGTAGTTTGGTAATAACTGTTGACGgatgtgaaattattttcataTGCTATATGTATGCTATATCTACTTCTCACCTCAAAGTAGGTGAGGAAACATCTCAGTTTTCAAACAAAAGGCATCCAGAATTAAGGGCCTGAAAACTGAGTCTCTTGACTAATAAGGATCTCAGTTTTCCTCTCTGTAGAGGGAATAAACACTGTCCTAGATTTGGAATGTGAATGCTGTACTAGACAATGATCATACACAACTGAATATTGGATGCATAGAACTGCTATGACAGGAAAACTATCTGTATATTGAGGATGAAATATCCCGTAATTCTTCACAGTGACTAATTCAAAATCTAATCAGCGAAGAACTAGTGACCATCATTTTCCCCTGATGGATTACTGTCATTCTTTTATGCTGTTGTTCTTATAATGCTGACATGACTGACAGGTCAAACCCTCCTGTTTATGAAAAACATGAGGAAGAATAAAGGAAAAGGTGTTATCTATGGTGCTCATCACACATCCAATTAACTGTTTTTAAACCAACGTTAAACACTGTAGTTTCTGTCTCTTCTTCAGTAGCTTACCTGTTCCCTAGTTTGCTTTACCTGTTCCACCTGTTACCTGATGTGTCACTGTAGAAAGCTTAGTGGTAAAACAGTATTTAGGTGTTGACAGACAATTGCAAGATTCAGATTAGAGTTGCTACACCCCTCAGTTGAGTTACAGTAGTTATGGTGCAGAGTAAAATTGCCCTCATTGGCATTTGGAGTATGCTCATTCCATGACAATTTAAACTTGCTTTACTGTGCACTGAAACAATTTTCGAGTAAGTAAGGGCTTGGTTGCTCCTACTTAGCTGTGGGAGCAGTAACCCTTTTAATTGCTCAACCACAGTCATTTGCAGTTGTCCAATTACACTCTGGGTCTACCAGCACTTGAGTTCTGATAGATTTACATGTGGTGTTTCACCAACTTAACTGACTCTAGTTATCCATCCTACACCTTTGACTGAAGTTACTGATTCCTGCTTTCCCCATTATAGAGATGAGTGAAGTGAAAATGTGCCACGTCACTGGCTATCCAGTTTGTGGTCCACCATACTAGTTTAAATTGGACTTATGCTAATGTGTTGGACTGTAAACAGGAACATTTCTGGCACAGGAGCTTGTTTATTAGAGTCATCACTTGCAGCACAGAGACAGGGAGGACAGCTGGGAATTATAACTCTTCAAACCAGTATGACTTAACTCTGGAAAGTTCTTGAAGCTCTGAGTGACAGTCGTTGTCTTTCATAAAACAGTCTCAAAGGGCTAGAATGGCTTGTGTTCATGTAGATTGCCACAGAATAGACTATTGGACTGTAAGGATAGAGAAGCTTTGAAATTATCAAATCACAGAATTTATAAGCCTGCTTGTCACAGTTCTTATAGGTAAAAGAATGTGAAACAATGAGAAAACTAATCGTATTGTACTAAAAACACGTTCAGATGCAGGATAGGTTTGttctttacttatttttaaaaatgatgtcTATGAATTTAGAACATCCTTGGTAACATTCCTAATCACTTATCTCTGATTTGTTCTAAGCCAGAAGCTCAACTGATTCTGTACATTACACCATCTTCATAGGAGCCATACCATATAATATGAAGGCACATGTCAgctgtttctttttgaaaaaggaGGACTATTAAGGAATTGCATTAGGACTCCTATTTTGTTCCGTTAAAGATGACTTATATCTACACCTTTTTTTTGCCGTATCTGTGGACTATAATTTAGTATACAGCAGATGTTATTCTAGAAACTTTGTGAAGAAACATTTGATTCAGATAATGCCCTACAGATGATCACATATGCACGTATTTAATTCTTAAGGTAAAGTTTAATTCTTAATTCTTACTAAATTCTTAATACATTCTTGGATTTGTAAGGTGTTCTAAACATTACTTTTTCTACATCCTCTGTAGATTAAGTACTAAACAGGAAAACAACTTGTATGAAAACTGTATAAAATACGTATCTAGCCAGACAAAGAGATTGATTCAATTAATTGCTGTTTTATAGTGAGTTTCTAATATTTTGATACACACATAAAAAACCTACAAGCTTGTTTACTCTTCCAGTAGTTTTTCTGTCTGTAAAAATCAGATCTCCCAGTTCCTTTGCTATGTCACTGATTTGGGAACTCACACTGGGTTTAACAAGGCTATTCTTTGAGTAAACAATGAAGGCTCAGGCTTGTAGTTCACAAAATTGTTATGATAATGCTAGATTTAAAAACTAATGTAGAGCAACTTGATGTTTTTTGCCTTCAGTGTAATGGAAGCATTCTTACATTTGCTTCTTGTAGTTTCTTCATATACTGTGCTGTGGATTCACAAACCAAGTGCATATGGATTCTGTGTTCTTGTCTATAACATTTGATACTATTAGATGTTAGCTATCTTTAGATCATATGCTAAAAGCACAGTGTATGGGGTTGATGTGGATCCTTTTGTTCATGTGTCTGAggcctgatttctttttttaatttttttttttaactggaagaaTTAGATGTTAGAAGTAAAGATGTGCACTTGACTTGAGAATTCTATGTCTGAAACTGAGTAACTGCAGGTCCAGTTGATTGAAACAAGAATTTTATCTGCATTTATAATTTGGGAGATGGGTTGTTTGGTTCAAAAACAACCTACTTGGCTTTGGGAAATGAAGTGTTCCTCATTTCATGGTCTTCTGAGAAGAGTTTACTGGAACAAAAATAGCAAAGGTGGATGTGAAAGTACATATAGTCCATTAGTGATTAATAAAAATCAGTTTAGTATTGTAAAGTGGAAGTTTATTTTTGGCTTAGAGAGGATGTGTAGTTCCTTTAAAGACAACTTCAGATTCTCTGTCTCTCTTATTGTTTTAGGAGTTAAATACTGCCATTTCTCATCAAAGAGAATATAGTATGGAAGTTGTTATTTTGTTCTGATTGTATATATAGAGAAATGTTGGATTTGAAAACAGGTTTAACAGTTGAAAAGAAGTTGATGTCTGGTCTAGAGTTTGCTTAACCTGGAGATTTTGtgaagttttatatttttctttcctccctgtaTTAGAACATTTTAAtactgattatttttaatataaagccTGCTTTGGATTAGCAACAAGCAGAAATTACATGAATGTGGGCGAGCCCTTGGTCATACAGGTTCATACAGCCTTTCAAGTGtcagaataaaatacataaatttacaggaaactcaaaaaaaaaaaaaaacccaaccccttTGTACTGGGTGCATGTTTGTCATCTGTTAAGAGATTTGAGTAATTACCATGAACAGTGTGTTTTAGTGTGATAGCTAATCAAATTGAGAACTAACCAAAGTTAAAGGTTAAATTAATAGAATAAGAGTGTGATTAGGTAGTTAAACATTTTTACTTTCTGAACATACTGTACAAATACTAGCTTAGTTTGAAAATGCAGCTGCTTGGATTATAATTGACATAAAGCTTCTCTTATGGCCTCGGATAAAAATGCAATCTATCTGAGATGGAGAATATTTGTTGTCTTGTATAAGTCTTGTGTACTTTTGTGTCAGTATTAAATACAATATAACAGCATAACTTTTGTGATGATGTTTGTTTTGCCCTTTTGAAGCTTAACCTTGGAGATGATATTGTGAAAGTTGTAATCGATTGGAGCAAGCTTCAAAGCACATCGACACTTCAGCCAGCATTGCTCTTTAGTGCACTTCAGCAGCATGTTTTATGTTTGCAGGTAAATATTTCGTCGGACACATTCAACTTGACTGAAGAGATCAACAACTGAATGTAGTTAAATTACCTAAAGTGTAAAATTTCAGTTGTTATGATCTTATGTTTCTATGTCCAACAAGAAAGAATGCAAATATGTTATATGCTTGGGAGTCCACTGCGCTTCGTAGGTGCTTAAACCTATGTATTTTTCAGAATAGTGGGGGAATAGCCACTGTAGATGAGCAGGCTGAATAAATGCAGCCTCATTGATTTCTAGACTTGCATTGTAAATGTGATACATTTCCATCTATGGTGGGTTATAATTAAGCAATAAGACACGGCAGGTGTGTGTCATGCTATGATAATGATTCCATGCATTGGGTGAGTTTTGAGGCTCATGGAGTGCTTTCAGTGGTTCAAGAAGTGGCATTATCCCAGCATGACACATCCTGGAGTGTCTTACTgcaattaaatatattttcagcgtagtttttttttttaaaaagagtaattTCTTTGACATTAATGTCTCATCTTGCCAAGTAGCCAGTCATCATTACTGTCATTTCTTTTAACTGTTTGAAACTTCCCAACCCTGTCAAAAGTAACTAATTTAGTTGTGTGCAGGGGAGGATGAGCTGTTTGTCAGCTAGTAACTGAACAGTATTTTGACCTTGATAGTTCATCTGTTAAAGGTGAGGATTTGAATACACCTCATTTGTCACTTCAGCTATTCAATGAAACTGTTTCAAGTGTGTAGTACTGAGAGGGTGGAAAATGAAGGAAGTTTCTGTGTTTGTTTGTCTGCAGGTATAAGAAAGACCCTTTATATTTTCCAGACACAAAAAATCTTTGGTGTGataaacaaaaaaagttaaaaaaaagaaaaaccaagatAAAAGCAAATTAATATTAATTGCCGTGTTCTTACAGAATTTAAATCCATTTCAGGAAATCTGACTGATAGAAATCGtgttgtgcttaaaaaaaaaaaagaattctggaTTTCTAGGTGAAAAATAAGCTGTAAAATTCAAGCTAAATGAAACTGGTAGAAAAAAAATGGGTAGTTTGACTTACTCTGTGTAccaagatttttgtttttacatcttGTGTAAGAGTTATTCCAGTAGAATAATCATTTATTTTGCTGCTACAAGCGTCAGTGCATTCTCTCATTTAATTTCATGACCTAAGTAGATAATCAACCGTGTCAGGAAAAGCATGTGTTCAGGATAACACCTATATATTTCATGTCTGTGTTCTCTCATTCACTTGGGCAACTGCAGTTTCAAGTGGAGAATGTAGTGCTGTGGTGATAAAGTAAAGGCTTTACAGAGTGAAAGCATTGGCTTTCATGTTAAGGAGGAAAAATACTAAGCCTTACTGTTCTGAGTAGGCATTTGAATGACATGTTAATTAAGTGGCATTGGTGCCAAAGACTGAAGCTTTGATTTAGCTAGTAACAGATGAGTAGCAGACAGATTTTCTCAGAAATTTGGGGATTTTCCTATACAAACCTCTAAAAGGCACAGATCAAAAAGGCCAAAATCATGGTGTTCACAACAGTACTTGGAACTATagcatttttattactgttatgtATCAGAAGCAGACATTGTAGTTTGATTGCAGtttgtaaaattatttcagttatttcatgTTAGAAATTGTAATAAtgcttggcctttttttttttttttaaaccctaatGTATTGCTTTTTGTTTAGCCTCTTTTAGAAACACTCCAGTCATTGATTAAAGAGGAAAATGTTGAACCTGCAGGTAAAATGGAAGGCCAGACTTGTGAAACAAGTTTTGATGTTTATGACATTAACTCTCAGACTGAAGAAAAGTATGGAGGTTATGACTCAGGAGATCTGAAGGATGCTCATATTAATTTTGATCCAGAGGTGGTCCAAATAAAGGCTGGAAAAGCAGAAGTGAGTGATttgcctaaattaaaaaaaaaaaaattctggattttaaatttaaagaatgaaataGATATATGCCATCATGTTTATTACCTGCAGATTGACAGGCGGATATCAGCCTTCATCGAGAGGAAACAAGCTGAGATCAATGAAAATAATGTCAGGGAATTTTGCAATGTTATTGATTGTAATCAAGGTAACTGGCTAGCCAGACTTTATCTTCATAGCAATTTAAGAGGGtcgtttttgtttgttttgatttttttcaaaggaacTATTCTATATTTataacagaaatttatttttagaGTAACTTTGTTTTCAAGTTAAGAACATGCATGTGCACTGCAGATATTATTAGATagacaaaaaaagaccaaaaaaaatcactgagtgACGATGTTTAATGGATTACATACAGAAAGATTATAGCCATTACTGTGTTCATTTTAAGAACTGTGGTCTTAAATCAGATGATTTTGTCGCTATTGTTAATGATGTTTTAGCTCTATGTTGCTTTCAAAGTCAACAGAATAGCAATTCAGAAATGTCTTGTCAATTGTGTAGTGGAAGTTGGACTTAATGTTAGTTACACTAACACATGtactaaaaagatttttttttagtcaaaTTGAATTGCTAACTACTTAGAATAACTCACTTTTTTATTTCACCATAACTCATGTTATTGGTGTTTTTATTGGATGCTGCTGGCGCAACTGACTGTATCTAGAACCAGTCTCAAATTTGTCTGGTAGGCTGGATCCCATTAGCATGGTCAGTGGCTATATAACCAAATGTGTCTTAAAAGTGAAGACACTTTTATCTAAAAACAAGTAACAAGGAGACAGTTTTTTCATGGTATCTGTGAACTTGGATGTGCATTGTCTctgtgatttatttatattttcagagaTCAAAGTTTATTGTTCCATAAACTTTATAGGAGGAAAATTTAACTCCTTGAATATTAGTTGGAATGAAAATCACATCTAAAGTCTAGGAGAAGATGCTAGATAGTAAAATACTACTTCCTAAAACTGTTAATTAAGTACAGAAGAAACAATGATAGGACTTTTCTGTGTATGTTCActcataataaaatatttctaaacctTTAGGTGTATACAAACAGAGATAAGATATAGGCATTAGAATAAGCCAAGGTGGACTGTATTTCCGCATTTTAGAGTTAAACAAATCCAGGAAGCCACAGGCACCAGAATAAATGCAGGAAGGTAAAAAAAGAATGCTGATGAGCAAACTAGACCAGTCTAAAAGTAGGAAGAATGTAGTTTCAAGGAAGGATGTAAAAGCAGAATAACAGTGGTAAGCAGTGAAAATACTTCCatacaagaagaaagaaataagttACAGAGAAACACAACAAAAAGCGAAAACTAAATGGAGTGTAAATTGGAAGACATTTGGTCCTGATCCAATAAactatgtatacatatgtgtatacatttatataaGTGACTTATCCAATTAAACCCAATAGGTCCATGCAAGTGTGTAAAATTATTTATGAGCAAGTGTTTATAGGAACTGAATAAATTACTTTTGATGTTTTTGTTGTATGAAAAATTTAAATTAGATTTATTAAAAGCCTGGAAGTTGATGATGgttagaatattttaaattataaatacatGAGCAGGGCCTCACTGTCTTTTGTTATTACTTGTTCAGAAAATAGCTGTGCCAGAACAGATGCAATTTTCACACCATATCCTGGATTTAAAAGCCATATAAAAGGTAAGCAACTATTTTTATTAAGAGTGTCCAGATAGAAGAGCACTAATAAATTTTTGGCTTATTGAGTGCTCAAAAAATGGAAACTTATGTACAGATTTTTGACTCTAATGAATACTTTTTAAATCTTCCCTTACTCCTCTAAGGTTTTCAATCCTACTCCTGCTTCGTTAGGCTGATGCTTAAGCACTAAGCACCAAAACAAACTAGCTTGTTTCCATTGTctgaaagaaaagatggaaaagataAAGCAGAACAGATAAAACAGAGAAGCTGAACAATTCTTAGCTTTTTGTCTAAAGTGAGGCTAGGAATTTAGTTAAGGGATTGCAATGAAAATTATCGTGTTTTCTGTTAGTGTAATTATACTGAATTAACAAATAATTTAGAAGGGACACagtggaagctgaggcagagaTTTATAGGAGATGACAGCTTGGGGAGGAAGGTTTTCCACTGCACTACCTTTTGGAAGGGAATAAATGGTGTAGAAATGATTGTCCGCCAAAAGTTACGTATGAACGATTGCTTGACTGTCTACAGCTCTCTAGGCATACGGAAGTTActctgagagaaaaacaaaacaacaaaagagaAGTAACCCCCTCTTCCATTTTGAGAGGAGTAACATTCAGTTATCCACTTGAATTCCTTCCTTCAGGAAAGCTCAGAGTAATACTGTGAAGCATGGTGCTAGATATAACCATTAAAGGGTCTGGTGAGCTAAGAGGGAGATGGGGGAGTTTAAGCACCTTTCACTAAGAACCCCTttaactagtttttttttttttttaactgagtgcTAGTTTTTATCTCAGATGGTAGAGTATTACAGGAAAGAAAGGTTGTACTTCAAGTAACCGAAACCTGAACAGTTCAGAACTGGCATTTGAATAACACTTAGAAAGCAATTGGAAGTGAAACCAGCATAAACTGTGAAGCAAGAATGTAACATGTGGCCTTCATGAAGTTCTGAGTAAGAAGGTATGTCAGTATGGAGTTCACAGCATAGACTTTAAGCCTGCAGTAGTCCTATCACAAAAGGCTTGAGAAATGACCCTGATTTAAAGAGAAGTGGCCAAAATCTCTTGACCAGGACATAGGTGGCAGTGGGAAAAATCCTGCACCCAGAAGCAGCTGAGGATTCAGTAAAGCAGTTAGTTACCTGAATAACAAAAATTAGAGAGAACTTCTTTACTAAGATGCACTTCTCCATATCTGGTTTTAACAGACTTTATTTATGATGCTTTCTGTAATGTTACGGTAGACTTTTTTCTGGCCTCTTCTTCATATCCACAACAGTTCACACATACAACTGCTGACACAGATGCTTGTTTTACCACTGTTTTTCTGCAGCTAACAACAAATTCTTGAGACTTCCATCCTATGTGAATATATGAGGATAATTTTTCCTTCGATATAGACGTTAAGCCCTAGGGTTTTAGTTTACTCATAGGTAAAATTTCTTTAAGCAAATACTTTTGTTGAACCTCTAATCTCAATGTCTGTGGGACCCTTTAGAGATGATATTGTGAAACTGATGAGACTAGTAGAGTTTTTAATTATATAACTAAATAacacttttttattgttttaattagaTGTGCCTTGATATGTTTCATGTGCATATATGCTAAAATTGTGTTATCTTTACCTAGTTTCTAGGGTAGTAAATACATATGGGCCTCAGACTAGATCTGAAGGAGCACATGGATCCAATCACAAAGCCAATGTACCCATTCATGATTGTGGAAACCAAGCCATCGAGGAAAGATTACAAAACATTGAAGCACACTTACGGTTACAGACAGGTTTGTCTCATATTTTAATTGTGGTGTTAGTGTACCAGTGTGTACTATAGGTATAACTACTGTAGTAAAACTGGAAAGTCTAAAAGTTCTGTGACTGTAAAAACAGTGGGCTAGATTCAGTAAAGGGTTTAGCCACCAAAAGGGCTACAGTTTAATGTTTAAAATCTTATACCCAAAATGAAATCTGGGTTTATGCCCAAACTAAGATTCTGAGTTAATTAATCTATACTTTTTGGTGCCAATGGAGAGAGAAGCATGTCAGAATGGCATTTAAAACAGTCTGGAATTTAGAGGTAGGGTTCTCTCTAGCCAGTGAAGTCCATTTGCCTTAACTTACTTAACAGGAAAAGCTGTGGTCAGGGCTTGATCCTCCTTCATGGATGCCTGGTTGCAGGTTGGGAATAGGATGAAACCGAAAAGACAACCTCAAACTTTTTCCTAAAGGTGGATGATTCTTGGAACAGTTACATGAGAAACTTGCTTCTGTTTCCCAAAAGGTGGGAAGCTGTTGTCAGTACTTCCCTTTCCCTGTGCAGACCTGAGTCCACACCTTTCACTAAAGTAAATGCTATAGCAACCATCCTCTTAGCTGTTTTGAATAGTTGCTTTCTCATGCCAGCCTCAGTTTTCTAGAAAACGAATCAGGGGGGTGTTTGCCAAGGAATTGACTCCTGTCCAAATCATTATTCTTGGGGAAGGTCTCAAGATCATTTGTTACATCTCCCAGCAGCTTCACAGTGAGTATTCATTTGGGAAGGTAACCTGCCTCAGCCACCTGCTTACCCACTTCTTGGTTCTGAGTACTGAGAGAGATCTCAACTCACCACCTGTTATTCAGAACAGCTTCTTCTAGTGCTACTACTGCTCTTTTCCCTTTACAATAAGAGACAGCTGTATTAAGAATGAGAACTTAGCTGATTTAATTAGTAGCTGCTGAGTGATGAGTAGGGAGCAAAACTGAAGGAGAAGAGCTAGCCACAAAGTTGTCTCTCTGAAGTGAAGAAATAGAAATGAtgaatggcttaaaaaaaaatcctatttcagtAGTTTGTGGCACAGAACTGGTTTATTTAACAGACCTAGACATAAATTGAAAGGGGTGGCAAGAGAGGTGAAACTTGCTGAGGCCTTGCTTGTTACTACTGTTCAGAACCAGGCTATCATTTTGACTGGGATAGCCTGTAGTTTAGTTATGCTAAACAGTGATCTCAGTCTACAGAGTGCCATGTAGCATAAATCAGATGCTttctgaaactgatttttttgatgAGTTCTGTTAGTACTTGGGAAAACAAGCCTGAGCTGTTATAATAAATGTGCAAATGTCaagtattttgttgttgttattttttaaactgttgttccattctacacacacacatttctcctCCACACTTCTCCCTTCCATGGTCAGGCAAATGCTGTTCATCTAAGTCATCAAGTGCAGCGTATATCTATCTGCTGATGCTTGATGGAGATAGGCTTCCTTCAGGGCAATCTTAGATCAGTGCTGGATTCACGTGTGGCCCTTCTGCTCCTCCTGATGCTGCACTCAGTTTTGAAGTGGTAGCATTTGGTACCAGTGTACTGTGAGAGTGATTGTTAGTTGTTCTAGGAACTTTGTCAGATTTTTTTGAACCGCCTACACAAAGTTGCCTGTTACCTTCAGTGATTGTACTGGCTTATCAGCCAGGTTTTACCCTGAATCATATTAATTAccctgcctttttattttcacagcCACCTGTTTTGTTGCCGCTACAGGTTGATAGCTGGACTCAAAAGAATTCACCTGTAAAGTTTGCAAATCTTTTGTTAATGAAGTTCCTCGAGTGCTTTTCCtgatttctttgcatttgtacTGGTATACTTAGGTGGTCCTGTACCAAGAGACATTTATCAGAGAATTAAGAAGCTTGAAGATAAAATCCTTGAGCTGGAAGGACTGTCCCCTGAGTATTTTCAATCTGTGGTAAGAAATTCTGTCAGTTTCATTTAGCATTTGGTACTTCTCTGCTTAGATCTTTGACGTACAAACAAAAACTTAAGGAATTAGAGGGTAGATACTATTGGTAGAAAAGTTTGGCTTGATTTTTATG
This window of the Dromaius novaehollandiae isolate bDroNov1 chromosome 5, bDroNov1.hap1, whole genome shotgun sequence genome carries:
- the MBIP gene encoding MAP3K12-binding inhibitory protein 1 isoform X2, translating into MAEAAAPSPPQPSGRAPDTCAEPAASEVASSALRSLAGLVGQLNLGDDIVKVVIDWSKLQSTSTLQPALLFSALQQHVLCLQPLLETLQSLIKEENVEPAGKMEGQTCETSFDVYDINSQTEEKYGGYDSGDLKDAHINFDPEVVQIKAGKAEIDRRISAFIERKQAEINENNVREFCNVIDCNQENSCARTDAIFTPYPGFKSHIKVSRVVNTYGPQTRSEGAHGSNHKANVPIHDCGNQAIEERLQNIEAHLRLQTGGPVPRDIYQRIKKLEDKILELEGLSPEYFQSVSYSGKRRKVQPPHNYSLAELDEKINAIKQALLRKTKESKSKEAERLL
- the MBIP gene encoding MAP3K12-binding inhibitory protein 1 isoform X1; this translates as MAEAAAPSPPQPSGRAPDTCAEPAASEVASSALRSLAGLVGQLNLGDDIVKVVIDWSKLQSTSTLQPALLFSALQQHVLCLQPLLETLQSLIKEENVEPAGKMEGQTCETSFDVYDINSQTEEKYGGYDSGDLKDAHINFDPEVVQIKAGKAEIDRRISAFIERKQAEINENNVREFCNVIDCNQENSCARTDAIFTPYPGFKSHIKVSRVVNTYGPQTRSEGAHGSNHKANVPIHDCGNQAIEERLQNIEAHLRLQTGGPVPRDIYQRIKKLEDKILELEGLSPEYFQSVSYSGKRRKVQPPHQNYSLAELDEKINAIKQALLRKTKESKSKEAERLL